A window of the Salipiger sp. H15 genome harbors these coding sequences:
- a CDS encoding extracellular solute-binding protein — protein sequence MRRTTLTLAMLATTVLTPPAMADDHLRIVEDPLELTIHMHWPRAQGYDETYAVETAAREMTGIHLKDKTAGRNSTDSGEAMNLLLAQGNMPDIVGGHLIQQPVNQFGPEGAFLPLNDLVKEHAPHIQAFWDAHPDLLKAISAYDGNYYYIPYLPDGKFGRAWYIRQDWLDKLGLEQPQNVDEFYEVLKAFRDGDPNGNGLKDEIPYFARQWEEVDRLLTLWDARSSGSDTYHDFYVNEDGQVVHPYAQEAYRDGLAHIAQWYAEGLIDPEVFTRGASSRDYLLSENLGGSTHDWFASTSGYNEALQDKIEGFNFIPFLPPASVSGVRMEEHRRIPIKPDGWAISYQNKHPVETIKYFDFFFTEEGRLLSNFGVEGQTWDMIDGEPVYKPEVLNSDSPVNSQMYLVGAQIQRGYWQDYRYEWQWTSEAARAGIELYEANDLLIDQFLGVAFDQEEQAVYDKYWPSLRTYMLERQQAWILGSGDVQADWPDYVSTLERMGYDKVIEVMNAAYKRQYD from the coding sequence ATGCGTAGAACGACCCTGACCCTGGCCATGCTGGCGACGACGGTGCTGACACCGCCCGCCATGGCCGACGATCACCTGCGGATCGTCGAGGATCCTCTGGAGCTGACCATCCACATGCACTGGCCGCGCGCGCAGGGCTACGACGAAACCTACGCGGTGGAAACCGCGGCCCGCGAGATGACCGGCATCCACCTCAAGGACAAGACCGCCGGGCGCAACTCGACCGACTCCGGCGAGGCGATGAACCTGCTGCTGGCGCAGGGCAACATGCCCGACATCGTCGGCGGGCACCTGATCCAGCAACCGGTCAACCAGTTCGGCCCCGAGGGCGCCTTCCTTCCCCTGAACGACCTGGTGAAAGAGCACGCGCCGCACATCCAGGCCTTCTGGGACGCGCATCCCGACCTGCTCAAGGCGATCTCCGCCTATGACGGCAACTACTACTACATCCCCTACCTTCCCGACGGGAAGTTCGGCCGCGCCTGGTACATCCGGCAGGACTGGCTCGACAAGCTGGGGCTCGAGCAGCCGCAGAACGTCGACGAGTTCTACGAGGTGCTGAAGGCCTTCCGCGATGGCGATCCGAACGGCAACGGGCTGAAGGACGAGATCCCCTACTTCGCCCGCCAGTGGGAAGAGGTAGACCGGCTGCTGACGCTCTGGGACGCGCGCTCGTCCGGGTCGGACACCTACCACGACTTCTACGTCAACGAGGACGGCCAGGTGGTGCACCCCTACGCGCAGGAGGCCTATCGCGACGGCCTTGCCCATATCGCGCAATGGTACGCCGAGGGTCTGATCGACCCCGAGGTCTTCACCCGCGGCGCCTCGTCGCGCGACTACCTGCTGTCCGAGAACCTCGGCGGGTCGACCCACGACTGGTTCGCCTCGACCTCGGGCTACAACGAGGCGCTGCAGGACAAGATCGAGGGGTTCAACTTCATTCCCTTCCTTCCGCCGGCCTCGGTCAGCGGCGTGCGGATGGAAGAGCACCGCCGCATCCCGATCAAGCCCGACGGCTGGGCCATCTCCTACCAGAACAAGCACCCGGTCGAGACCATCAAGTACTTCGACTTCTTCTTCACCGAGGAGGGCCGGCTGCTGTCGAACTTCGGCGTCGAGGGTCAGACCTGGGACATGATCGACGGCGAGCCGGTCTACAAGCCCGAGGTGCTGAACAGCGACAGCCCGGTGAACAGCCAGATGTACCTCGTCGGCGCGCAGATCCAGCGCGGCTACTGGCAGGACTACCGCTACGAATGGCAGTGGACCTCGGAGGCCGCCCGCGCCGGGATCGAGCTCTACGAGGCGAACGACCTGCTCATCGACCAGTTCCTCGGCGTCGCCTTCGACCAGGAGGAACAGGCGGTCTACGACAAGTACTGGCCCTCGCTCCGCACCTACATGCTCGAGCGCCAGCAGGCCTGGATCCTCGGCTCCGGCGACGTGCAGGCGGACTGGCCCGACTACGTCAGCACGCTCGAGCGCATGGGCTACGACAAGGTCATCGAGGTGATGAACGCCGCCTACAAGCGCCAGTACGACTGA
- a CDS encoding carbohydrate ABC transporter permease has protein sequence MTNMRLYSRGDKAFVILNMVLLGLFTLSTLYPFIYIASLSMSSGFEARAGNVILTPVGFTLEAYKRVLSEPMFWISYRNTFIYTIFGTLASLAFIIPGAYALSRRRLKGRRFWNLMVAFTMWFHAGLIPFFLNMRDLGLLDSYFGIVIGFAVNGFNIILLRNFFEGIPQSFDEAARMDGANDFQILWKVFIPLSKPAIATVALFCVVSRWNGFFWAMVLLQDESKIPLQVYLRHVIVELSDDEQFANTLMTSSYSFETVSAAIIVCSIIPILLIYPFLQKYFNKGILLGGVKE, from the coding sequence ATGACCAACATGAGGCTCTACTCCCGCGGCGACAAGGCGTTCGTCATCCTGAACATGGTGCTGCTGGGGCTCTTCACCCTCTCGACACTCTACCCGTTCATCTACATCGCCTCGCTCTCGATGAGCTCCGGCTTCGAGGCGCGCGCCGGGAACGTGATCCTGACCCCGGTCGGCTTCACCCTCGAGGCCTACAAGCGCGTGCTCTCGGAACCGATGTTCTGGATCAGCTACCGCAACACCTTCATCTACACGATCTTCGGCACGCTGGCCTCGCTCGCCTTCATCATCCCGGGCGCCTACGCGCTGTCGCGGCGGCGGCTCAAGGGGCGGCGGTTCTGGAACCTGATGGTGGCCTTCACCATGTGGTTCCACGCCGGGCTGATCCCGTTCTTCCTGAACATGCGCGATCTCGGCCTGCTCGACAGTTACTTCGGCATCGTCATCGGCTTCGCGGTCAACGGCTTCAACATCATCCTGCTGCGGAACTTCTTCGAGGGCATCCCGCAGAGCTTCGACGAGGCGGCGCGGATGGATGGCGCCAATGATTTCCAGATCCTCTGGAAGGTGTTCATCCCGCTGTCGAAACCCGCCATCGCCACGGTCGCCCTGTTCTGCGTGGTCTCGCGCTGGAACGGCTTCTTCTGGGCGATGGTGCTGCTGCAGGACGAGAGCAAGATCCCGCTGCAGGTCTACCTGCGCCACGTCATCGTCGAGCTCTCGGACGACGAGCAGTTCGCCAACACGCTGATGACCTCGTCCTACTCGTTCGAGACCGTGAGCGCCGCGATCATCGTCTGCTCGATCATCCCGATCCTGCTCATCTACCCGTTCCTGCAGAAGTATTTCAACAAGGGCATCCTTCTCGGAGGAGTGAAGGAATGA